The Microcoleus sp. bin38.metabat.b11b12b14.051 genomic sequence AGTGTTAGCCATTTGAAAAGAAAAAGGATTTTTATGGCTTAAAATTCCCGTCCAGCAGCCGTCTGACGAGGGATTTTTTTGGACGACTCCCCAAACAGCTAATAAACAACTAAGCCATCTCAACAACCCATAAATTTCTCCCCAACTATATTCTTTTCCTACATATATAGAAACTAGCGTGATTCCCCAGAGAGTCAAAACAGCCCGAAAACTAAGTTCGGGAGTTTCTGACCACAAGGGAGATAAAGTCATCATTAACAAAAACAAACAAAAACAACCATCTCCTATAATCCATTTTATACAAGCATTAACGAAATTCTTTGTTGTTTTGCTTAATCGAGGAATTAAAATTAAAATCATCCCCGAATAAATAGCAAGTTGACCGACAATAGTTGCTGCTGTAGTTTCAGTGTTTAAAAAAATGCTAGGATGAATTTTCTGAAACATCATGGGCGTGACTCCAGAGCTACTGGTGATAGTAAAAAAGAGTATGCCCACAAAAATCTTTTCTACTCTGGCAGCAAATTTGCGATGGCGGGCCACTAAAATATAAACAGTTACAAAGGCCATCGCCGCGACACACAACAGCATAAACGCAAACATCGGAATCTTTAAAATTTCTTTCATGCCTTTACCTATAACGTCAAATTTGTTGCTACCGATGAAATGATTATTCGGGATCGCCTGATCGTTCCAAAAAGCATTTTTTATTAAAGCTAGCGCACTTCAAATGCTTGTAGAACCCCGATACTCCCGACTCAATCCAGCAATGAGCATTAATACTGACTGCGATCTAAGTGGTGGAGACAATATGAAAATTGATATGTACGATCGCAGCTTAGTAGAGATTATCAAGTTTTTGCCTGGAGACTCTCAAGCTTGCGTACCATTGCTCAGAACCCGAGAAGTAGGCGACTCAGACAATAATTATGTAGGTACAAATAGATGTTTCCTACGTAACATAATGTAAAGCATTCGCAACCAAAAGCGAATTACTCAGTTATCCTGGCAATGACTGTATATATTTTCCCGATCGTCTACTGGCACGGGCAGTCAAAAGCAAGTGAAACGTTAGCAATCGCTTTCTCGCTCAGAAAGCAACTGCTGTGGGGACGGTCGCTTGACATTGTGTTACTTAAGCAAAAAAAATATTTAGGCCTATTTACTTACCTTTCAAGATAGTATACTACCAGAAGGCATAGGATCTGTGTTCCGACATGGGCGGCTACGCACTCAGGGTATTTTTTGGTTCTAGCTACTTCTAGTTTTGTGGTGGCGCACCTGCACAAAAGCGCGATCGCACAAGTCAATGTTCCGGAGGTTGAAACTACTTCTTAAATCAAGCAATTATGAATGCTGGTGTTTTCCAACCACGCAACGCTAACTCTAGTAAATGTGTCGAACTAATTTGGCCAAACGATCGCGCTTTTCGATCGCACATTCAACTACAATGAATTTTAATCGAAGAATTGACTGTCAAACCAACCCACTTATTCAAGACAGTGATATATTGATACTGCTACGTTATAAAAATGCAGCGTTCGCCGACAAAATCAACACGGCTCTCACATCAGGAACTCCAATCTTTGGTAAAATTATCTATCCTTGTTACCAAATCCAGAGCATTTGCACGTTTGCGTTACCTTAACAACCAATAAAAAATCACCTTAGTATTATGGATAAAAAACAGTTTTCTTTCCTAAAAAATGACATGAACGGTCACTACCTGTCTGGCTCTTCCAGTAATTACCTAGCTAGTAAGCCAGAAGAGGATGACCAAGTTCTTGATATGAATTGGGTACTGGCTGTACTCAAACGTCGCGCTCTAGTGATGGTCGCAGTAGCTGCAACCCTGGCTGCTATGACTGGTAGTTTAATTCTCTTGAATTCCAAAAAAACTATTTCTGAGTACGAAGGAAAATGTACTGTTTTAGTAGAACCAGTTACCTCTGACGATCAGCTACTAAAGCTCTATGTCCAAGCTCAGAATAATAGTTTAGGTCTCACAGAATTGAGCAAAATTAAATCTTCGGCGCAAGACAATTACTCGGTGGACTATCAAAGTTTAACGCGGGTTTTAAAAAGCCCGGAAGTGCTAGCACCCTTATATGACAAGTTGCAAAAAAAATATCCTAAATTAGATTATAATAGACTTTACAACCAATTAAATATTCAGCGAGTTAGCTTCGTGCAAGATGGCAAAGAAGCGGGGACTAAACTATTAGAAATTACTTACAAAGATCGAGACTCAATCCGCATTAAAGATATACTGGAAGAAACATTAAAATATTACTTACAATATATGCGCCAAGAGCGTTTGAAGTTGAGCAATCAAGGTCTGGATTTTATCAATCAGCAAATTCCGGAACTGCAACAGAAAGTAGATAAATTGCAAAACGAATTACAAACATTAAGAACAAAGTATAATTTTAATCAGCCAGAGGTAGGCAGTCGCCTTCTATCCGATCAGATAAATAACTTAGCCATTCAGCTCGTTGAAGTCGAATCACAATTAGCACAAAACAGGCAACTGTATGAAACCTACGAACAACGCTCTCTAAAAGGTGATAATCGTTGGATTGTTGAGATTAGTCCTAAGTCTTATGAAAGTTTAATGGGGAGAGTAAATGATATAGAGTCGCAAGTAGCTTTAAGCTCTACACAATTTTATGAAGATAGCCTTCCCATTAAATCTTTGAAAAAAAAGCAACAAAGTTTGCGCGATTTAATGCAAAGAGAAGCTAAATCTGTTTTGTTTCAGATGAATGCACAGATACAACAGTTGGAATCTCGCCAGCGGGTGCTGTCTAACAACCAAAAATTACTGAAAGACAAACTAATTTTAATGCCGGAGGCTCAACGTCGCTATGAAGACATACAATTACAACTAGACATAGCTCGCGAGAATCTTAAACTGTTCCTAGGGAAACAAAAAACTTTGCAGCTAGACAGCGGTCAAATTAATGACTCTTGGAAAGTTTTATCTAAACCAGAGTTAGTCAGAGACGAAAGTGGTGCTCCCAATGTAGTAAAACCAAAACCAACCAAGCGGCACTTAGCGATCGCGTTCGTGATTAGCAGTTTGCTGGGTCTTGCTGTAGGTTTTCTAGTAGAAGTTTTACATACTGTTTTCCATACTCCCGAAGAAATTAGATCGGCAACGAAATGTCCGCTGTTGGGTGTAATACCCATCGCCAAAGCAATGAAAATCAAATCTCGTCGAGGCGCAATTGCTGCGGCTAAATTCACTAGCGTCAGTTCAACGACTAACAGCGCCACCTTAAGACGAATCATCGTGTCAAATGACAAAAATTTCCCTTTGACAGAGGCATTTCACTACTTATACACAAATATTCAGTTATTAAGCGCCCAAGAGCCAATAAATTCTTTAACCATTACTTCGACTGTGAAAGGTGAGGGTAAGTCCACGGTAGCAGTTTATTTAGCTAAAACTGCTTCGGCTGTTGGTAAACGAGTATTATTGGTGGATGCTAATATGCGATCGCCTCAACTGCACGCATACCTTAACGTCTCAAATGCTAGAGGTTTAAGTAATATTTTGACTTCTGATTTAAGTGTAAATGAGGTCATTCAGCAAGTACCAGACGACGAACATCTTTTTGTGCTTACCGCTGGTACTATCCCCCCCGATCCAATTAAATTACTTTCTTCCAGAAAGATGCACTATTTAATGGAACAATTCCTCACCTTATTTGATTTAGTAATTTACGATACGCCTGCTTTAATTGGTTTAGCTGACGGTCATTTACTAGCTTCTCAAACTAATGGTACCGTACTGATAGTAAAAATAGAAAAAACTAATCGCGAGTTGGTAAACAAAGCCTTATATCAACTAAATATAGCGGATTTTCCAGTATTTGGGGTAGTAGCTAATGGGGTAAAAATGTAATATGGGCATTGGGCATTGGGCATTGGGCATTGGGCATTGGGCTATCCTCACTTTTTTGAAAACCGCTATAGCTGACGGAAAAAGTAAGACAATTTGGGAGTTAAAGTTTTATGTTGGTAGTGCGGACTTCAGTCCGCAGCATTTTGCGG encodes the following:
- a CDS encoding polysaccharide biosynthesis tyrosine autokinase, which encodes MNGHYLSGSSSNYLASKPEEDDQVLDMNWVLAVLKRRALVMVAVAATLAAMTGSLILLNSKKTISEYEGKCTVLVEPVTSDDQLLKLYVQAQNNSLGLTELSKIKSSAQDNYSVDYQSLTRVLKSPEVLAPLYDKLQKKYPKLDYNRLYNQLNIQRVSFVQDGKEAGTKLLEITYKDRDSIRIKDILEETLKYYLQYMRQERLKLSNQGLDFINQQIPELQQKVDKLQNELQTLRTKYNFNQPEVGSRLLSDQINNLAIQLVEVESQLAQNRQLYETYEQRSLKGDNRWIVEISPKSYESLMGRVNDIESQVALSSTQFYEDSLPIKSLKKKQQSLRDLMQREAKSVLFQMNAQIQQLESRQRVLSNNQKLLKDKLILMPEAQRRYEDIQLQLDIARENLKLFLGKQKTLQLDSGQINDSWKVLSKPELVRDESGAPNVVKPKPTKRHLAIAFVISSLLGLAVGFLVEVLHTVFHTPEEIRSATKCPLLGVIPIAKAMKIKSRRGAIAAAKFTSVSSTTNSATLRRIIVSNDKNFPLTEAFHYLYTNIQLLSAQEPINSLTITSTVKGEGKSTVAVYLAKTASAVGKRVLLVDANMRSPQLHAYLNVSNARGLSNILTSDLSVNEVIQQVPDDEHLFVLTAGTIPPDPIKLLSSRKMHYLMEQFLTLFDLVIYDTPALIGLADGHLLASQTNGTVLIVKIEKTNRELVNKALYQLNIADFPVFGVVANGVKM